The following are encoded together in the Macadamia integrifolia cultivar HAES 741 chromosome 10, SCU_Mint_v3, whole genome shotgun sequence genome:
- the LOC122092305 gene encoding uncharacterized protein At2g29880-like: MVEQVKVGNKSSSTFNKGGWNNIKKGLEEKANRSFTMVQLKNKMNKMRFNYSVFKKLLDTTGFGWNSVTKTCTVEDESVWDVQIKANPNWSKFRRNWLPHWHELCIIFGDSYASGRGGFGNESDFRFEEESRGVDDDVDADVDVIPTTPLANTLPTGYYESQDPGTDHPRVNRRLDRTPIGYRKKSRTTSIERAIQTLAESVANKNTTTPSSTPMGLTPNTTDFSTSTCFYRSFGTFIRG, translated from the exons ATGGTTGAACAAGTGAAAGTTGGTAACAAGAGTTCCAGCACTTTCAATAAAGGTGGGTGGAACAATATCAAGAAAGGGCTTGAGGAAAAAGCTAATCGGTCATTTACGATGGTTCAATTGAAgaataagatgaataaaatgcGATTCAATTACAGCGTTTTCAAGAAACTACTGGATACTACAGGTTTTGGTTGGAATTCTGTGACGAAGACCTGTAcagttgaagatgagagtgTTTGGGATGTACAAATCAAG gcAAATCCTAATTGGTCAAAGTTTAGGAGGAATTGGCTACCACATTGGCATGAACTATGTATAATTTTTGGGGATTCATATGCTAGTGGGAGAGGAGGATTCGGGAATGAATCTGATTTCAGGTTTGAAGAGGAATCGAGaggtgttgatgatgatgtggatgcAGATGTAGATGTAATTCCAACTACTCCATTGGCTAATACCTTGCCAACAGGTTATTATGAAAGCCAAGATCCAGGAACTGATCATCCTAGAGTCAACAGAAgacttgataggacacctaTAGGATATAGGAAGAAGAGTAGGACAACTAGTATTGAACGCGCCATACAGACCCTAGCTGAGTCAGTAGCAAACAAGAATACTACAACCCCTAGCTCAACTCCAATGGGTCTCACTCCAAATACCACAGATTTCAGCACTTCTACTTGT TTTTACAGATCTTTTGGTACATTTATTAGGGGATAA